One genomic segment of Labeo rohita strain BAU-BD-2019 chromosome 14, IGBB_LRoh.1.0, whole genome shotgun sequence includes these proteins:
- the pcdh20 gene encoding protocadherin-20: MNWIILRLVLLLASAGQIHSRAALRFTTLEEQEAGVKIGSLSTTYSAPYQLLNERYIKVDKSTGDLFTKERIDRETLCPSHQDGDCTFIDTAVVSLNSEIVKLIIVVDDINDNAPIFERNEIPLHIPEDASIGTAFPLDDQAQDKDTGNNGLIHYHLKDSGGFFAIRQDGHELELVVLRELDRETQENHILVLVAVDGGSVPLSATANLSVTVTDVDDNCPEFDTDSPVTAIVPALGIKGSAVAQLKATDKDLGQNAQITFSFSRQISDRAKALFHLDEHTGLISLAVDIQVDSPEEHMLKVLANSPLCPPVQTQVAIYIQPVTSPEPSIRIRFVTEHKNQVIVLQENEPPTVLALLELEDTSAAKGTLSLDEDSMPFSLKPQAGSYLLSTSKPLDFEMCREYNVTLIISDPHGTRLHRREVIKVAVEDVNDNAPKFEQTHYEKDIKENNEPGEFLLKVQATDADSYQFGKVRYRLTNRGPFRIHEETGVISVAESLDREQQETYILTVLAWDGGEPSQEGFATVSIHILDLNDNPPAFSTPHFYFFVSESIPQLSQVGKVTVSDADKGGNGLIVDVRILSENVPFAMDLAQGSLRSTGEVDREKQDRYDLLVVAVDGGSPALSTTVKMTIFIEDVNDNQPQVLLPSSNLSCLTISPATREGSMITKIYAIDEDSGMNSDITYQIIATKPALHSPFQIDQQSGNITLVQHLRGEDYGMHHLFVVVRDGGKPDPLQTTVWINLLVNETLEKCHVNAVPDYLPPRLPPPMPVKDCRCESKAWLIFYCGLCLMVISVCVLLAVVVVFIKCKKRKRKVEKKTVWETGNLCELKPLN; the protein is encoded by the coding sequence TTGGTGCTTCTCTTGGCATCTGCTGGGCAAATCCATAGCCGTGCTGCGCTGCGTTTCACCACCCTGGAGGAGCAAGAAGCAGGTGTGAAGATCGGAAGTCTAAGCACAACCTACTCAGCTCCATACCAGCTCCTTAATGAAAGATACATCAAGGTGGACAAGAGCACAGGGGATCTGTTCACTAAAGAGCGCATAGACAGAGAGACTTTGTGTCCATCACATCAGGATGGGGACTGTACTTTTATAGATACTGCAGTCGTAAGTCTTAATTCTGAAATAGTGAAACTGATAATAGTTGTGGATGATATTAATGACAACGCTCCTATTTTTGAGAGGAATGAGATTCCTCTACACATACCTGAAGATGCATCAATAGGGACTGCTTTCCCACTGGATGACCAAGCGCAGGATAAGGATACGGGAAATAATGGCTTGatacattaccatttaaaagaCTCTGGCGGCTTTTTTGCCATCAGACAAGATGGGCATGAACTTGAGCTGGTGGTACTTAGGGAACTGGACCGGGAAACTCAGGAAAACCACATCTTGGTTCTTGTAGCAGTAGATGGAGGTTCAGTACCACTTAGCGCTACAGCTAATCTCAGTGTAACTGTAACTGATGTTGATGACAACTGCCCAGAGTTTGACACCGACAGCCCCGTCACAGCCATTGTGCCAGCATTGGGAATCAAGGGGTCTGCGGTGGCACAGCTTAAAGCCACAGACAAAGACCTGGGCCAAAATGCCCAGATCACATTCTCCTTCAGCCGTCAGATCTCAGACAGGGCCAAAGCGCTCTTTCACTTGGATGAACACACAGGCCTGATCAGTTTAGCTGTTGACATACAGGTTGACAGTCCTGAGGAGCACATGTTGAAAGTCCTTGCGAATAGCCCACTTTGCCCCCCTGTGCAAACTCAGGTAGCTATATACATTCAGCCAGTGACGAGCCCAGAGCCATCCATAAGGATCAGGtttgtcactgagcataaaaacCAAGTGATCGTGTTACAAGAAAACGAACCCCCCACCGTCTTGGCCCTCTTGGAGCTGGAAGACACCTCTGCTGCTAAAGGTACTCTATCCTTAGATGAAGACAGCATGCCGTTTTCTTTGAAGCCGCAAGCAGGCAGCTATTTGCTTTCAACATCAAAACCCCTAGATTTTGAGATGTGCAGAGAGTATAACGTTACACTTATTATTTCTGATCCTCATGGCACACGCCTACACAGAAGGGAAGTGATCAAAGTGGCGGTTGAAGATGTGAATGATAATGCCCCAAAGTTTGAACAGACACACTATGAAAAGGACATCAAGGAGAACAACGAGCCCGGAGAGTTTCTGCTGAAAGTCCAGGCTACCGACGCAGACAGCTATCAGTTTGGCAAAGTAAGGTACAGGCTTACAAACAGAGGACCTTTTAGAATTCACGAAGAGACAGGTGTGATATCGGTAGCTGAGTCTTTAGATAGAGAACAGCAGGAGACATACATCTTGACCGTTCTGGCCTGGGACGGCGGCGAACCGTCTCAGGAGGGCTTTGCTACTGTGTCTATACACATACTGGATCTGAATGACAATCCACCAGCCTTTTCAACCccacatttctatttttttgtgtCTGAGAGCATTCCACAACTTTCCCAAGTTGGGAAAGTCACAGTAAGCGATGCTGATAAAGGAGGCAATGGCCTGATTGTGGATGTGCGTATTTTAAGTGAAAATGTCCCTTTTGCCATGGACCTGGCGCAAGGATCACTCCGCAGTACTGGTGAAGTCGACCGTGAGAAGCAAGACCGCTACGACCTGCTGGTTGTAGCCGTAGATGGCGGCAGTCCAGCCCTTTCCACCACAgtaaaaatgaccatttttattGAGGACGTCAATGATAATCAACCCCAGGTCCTTCTTCCTAGCAGCAACCTCTCCTGTCTGACCATATCCCCAGCTACCCGAGAAGGAAGCATGATAACAAAGATTTACGCCATCGATGAGGATTCAGGAATGAACTCGGACATCACTTACCAAATAATTGCAACCAAACCAGCTCTCCACAGCCCCTTCCAGATTGACCAGCAGTCAGGAAACATCACCCTAGTCCAACATCTTCGCGGCGAGGACTACGGCATGCACCACCTCTTCGTAGTTGTTCGCGACGGAGGAAAGCCAGACCCACTGCAGACTACCGTGTGGATCAACCTGCTGGTCAACGAGACTTTGGAAAAATGTCACGTGAATGCCGTTCCGGATTACTTGCCACCACGACTGCCTCCTCCGATGCCTGTCAAAGACTGCAGATGCGAATCAAAGGCCTggcttattttttattgtggCCTGTGTCTGATGGTCATCTCAGTCTGTGTTCTCCTGGCGGTTGTAGTGGTGTTTATaaagtgcaaaaaaagaaaaaggaaagtggaaaaaaagacTGTATGGGAAACTGGAAATCTCTGTGAACTGAAACCTTTAAACTAA